The Papilio machaon chromosome 25, ilPapMach1.1, whole genome shotgun sequence genome contains a region encoding:
- the LOC123722414 gene encoding protein GVQW3-like, which produces MEKTEVRAVIKFYVLKGKSATQIQTKLNSVVGGSSPSFSTIHSWVAEFKRGRTSCNDAPRSGRPNEVTTPEMVSKIKNIVLEDRRLKLREIAQIVNISSERVLNILHEHLSMKKVCARCVPRLLNDEQKKQRVNVSKECLELFRRNPNEFLRRFITVDETWIHHYTPETKEQSKQ; this is translated from the coding sequence ATGGAGAAAACGGAGGTTCGTGCCGTCATAAAGttctatgttttaaaagggaAATCGGCGACCCAGATTCAAACTAAGTTGAATAGTGTGGTAGGGGGTTCTTCACCTTCATTTAGCACTATCCACTCTTGGGTGGCAGAATTCAAACGAGGACGAACGAGCTGCAATGACGCTCCCCGTAGCGGAAGACCAAATGAGGTAACTACCCCAGAAATggtcagtaaaataaaaaatattgtattagaaGACCGTCGATTAAAACTCAGGGAGATAGCCCAAATTGTGAACATCTCATCTGAACGCGTTTTGAACATATTACATGAGCATTTATCTATGAAAAAGGTTTGTGCCAGATGTGTGCCGCGGCTTTTGAACGACGagcaaaagaaacaaagagtGAATGTTTCAAAGGAGTGTTTGGAACTTTTTAGACGGAATCCCAATGAATTTCTTCGTCGATTTATAACAGTTGATGAGACCTGGATCCACCACTACACGCCGGAGACCAAAGAGCAGTCTAAACAGTGA